The segment CAGGCCGCTTCCACCCGGCGCCTGGCGATGTCGAAACGGCGCCGGCCGCTGTGGGAGACGTAGAGCGGTTCGGCGGCGCGCAGCCGTAGCAACAGCCGCGCCAGTGTGGCGGTCAGCTCGTTCTGCTCAGCCTCCGGGAGGCCGGCCCACGCCGGCCCGGCCGCGGCGCCGGATCCGCAGCCCCTGAGGAACCGGTCGCTGACCTCCAGGGCCGTCTCGACGAGACGCAGTGCGTCGGGGTCGACCTCGCGCAGATAGTCGGCCACCGGCTCCAGGGCGGGCCGTAGCGCCCCGCCGGCTTCGGGGACGTCGATGCCGGCGAAGCGCAAGGGGTGGGCGCTGGTGCGATTGTGGTGGCGCAACCACCGCATGAGATCTGCGGCGCCCCACTCGGCGGCGGCCCGGCTCACGGTCGCCAGGTCGCCGTCGTCCCCCTCGCCGCGCAGCCACCGGTCGAGCGGGAAGGCTTCACTGAAGCCGAACTCCATGGCAAAGACGGTGAATCCGCAGCGCTCGGCGAGAAACCGCAGCACCCGTTGGCGGGCGCGGGAGAACTCCTCGACGAAGTGGGCGCCCTCACCGACCGCGACCACCCGGGCGTCGCCGACGATCTCCCGGAGCCCTTCGAGGTCGTCGAGGGGCTGATCCGGATCAAGGGTGGTCAGGGTCGTGGCGTGCTCACGGAACCAATCGGCAAGCACGGTGCGGGAAGAAGGCTGAACAGGCACAGCTAGAGCTCTTTTCTCGGCTCGGTGGTTCAGGACACCGCCGCTCGTCCGCACCGGGCGCACGCAGCGACGCGACGACGCGCAGACGCCACCGACGCCGGGCCACTGGCCAACGGCGCGCGGCGTCTGCCGACGAACCCGTCAGAGAAAATTGCTGAAGACTGCCATGCCCGAGAAGCTAGCAGCGGGCGCCGGGCACCCGCATGCGGATATTCGGGGGGGCTGCTCCCGGGGCGGGCCACGCTCCCCAGCCGCTCCATGGCACCAGCCCAGGTCGGCGACCTGGGCTGGTGTGTTCCCGGCCGAGGAGGTGACCGGGGTCTCCCGATTCCGCGCCAACTGGGCCAGGCGGGGCTTGCGTTGCCGCAGCGGCTGGTGCGTTCTTCGGGGGCATGGAGCGGTAGCGGCCCCGGCGTTACAGGTTGGCTCCCCAACCGCTCTGGATCATGGTCTGGAAGGCCCACGTGCCGTCCCGCCTGACCAGGATGTCGGCGTAGCGCAGCTGCCGGGTCTCGCCGGCCATCGTCATGGTCGAGTCCGAGAAGACCACGGCCATGGCGGACGAGAGGAAGACGGGCGTCCGCGTGGACTCGAAGCTGATGTCGTCGCTGCCGTCGCCCATGACCTGCGCCATCGTCGCGATGTACTGCTCGCGGTCCCACTGCGCCGACCGGGCGTTGCCGGCCGCGTCGTCACTCACGAGGTTGAGGGGGAACACCGCCATGTCGGCCATGCGCTGGACGTCGCGCTGCGCGCTCTGTGCGTCGTACTCCGCGAACCAGGCGTCCAGGCTCGCACGGTCCTCGGCGGTCGGGACATAGCCGGCATCCGGCAGGAAGGTCATACGGACTCCTCACGGTCTTCGGTTCGGCAGCCGGGGGTGTGGCGCGTGGGCGAGAGCCCCATCCCGGACCAAACCAGTCGTCAAGTTTGACTAGTGATGAATGGTGGAGGGTATGCCCCACCTCAGCCTTAGTCAAACTTGATTAGGGGTTTCGATTCCGTCCGGTCGGCTGGGGGGTGCGGCCCTCGACCGGGGGCGCGTCGTGACATGTCCGGAGTGCGGGACGGGCCACCCGGGAATCTGCACCGAAGCGTCACATGGCCTTCGCGTCGCCCTCGACGGGTGTCGTTAGCGTTACTGCCCGCTCGATCCCGCGTGCGAACTGGATCAGCTCGATCAGATCGCCGGCGTCCCTGGCGGCGCAGCCAGCACAGAAAGATCGCAGATGGACTACTGCTCGTCGTGCCGCCGAAGCCTCAACGGGGCGCTCGTATGTCCAGGATGCGGCGATTACGCCCCGGACATAGCCCCGCCCAGCCACCGTCGGCAGAGCGCGACGGGCGCCGCCGCGATGTGGGAGTCCTGGCCGCCGGAGGAAGCCCCCGCCCCGGGGCCCCGGCAGGGTCGGTACGCCGATGCCGCGCCGGGCGCCGGTGACGCGCCGTTCGCCGGTGGCGCCTCCGCAGCCGCGCCGGCGGATACGGCGGAAATCGCTGCCGCCGCGGACGCGGAGGCGCCCGGCGACGCCGAGATCCCCGCACCCACCGGGCAGGGCCGGGCGGCCCGGCGCCGGCAGCTGGCGCGGTGGAAGAAGCACCGGCGCCGGGCTGCGGCCGCCACTGCCTTCGCGCTGGTCGGCGGCGGTCTGACCGTCAGCATGCTCCAGAACAAGCCCGCCACCAACGGCACCCACGCGTCCTCGATGCCGGAGCCGGAGAGCGTGACCACGCCCCGGACGGAGCCCGCCGCCTCGTCGACGGACCGGTCGGACAGCCAGGCTTCCAGGCACCCCGGCGCCCGCCCGTCGCTCCCGTCCGGCCGGCACGCACGCCGCGACGCCAACACGCCGCCGCCCGCCACGACGGCCCGGCAGCCGCAGTCCGTCACCCCGTCACACACCGCCGCACCCCCGCTCCCGGCCGCACCCACCGAGGCCACGCAGGACAGGGCGGCGCACCCCGCCCACACCGACGCCGCAGCGCCCGCGACGAGCGCCCCGGCCGCGTCCGGAGGTTCCGGCAGCTCCGGAGGTTCTGGCGACTCAGGCGGCTCAGGCGGGAACACCTCGCCGTCGCGCACGGCGCCGACCAGCCCGTCCGCACCGGAGGCCGAGCCCTCCACGCCGACGGATGTGTGTCTGCTCGGATTGGTGTGCGTCGGCTGAGCCGACAGGCCGGGGCCCGGCCGGTGAGCCGGTGTACGGAGCCGGAGGGGCCGGACACTCCAAGAAGGCCCCCGGGACGGGTGTGCGTCGGCTGATGCCGGTGCCTCGGGGCCGGCTAGCCGGTCCGCCGCCTTCCGCGGCCTCCGGAGGCCGCTGCGGCCGGGGCGCCCGCGGGTGTGGCGCCCCCGCCCGGCTCCGCGCCGGGCGGACCGGCCGCGTCGCCGCGCTCCGACGGCGTCGGCCGGGTGCGGGTCTTGAGGACCTGGGCGGCGATGGCGAGTGTGACGGCCAGGAGCAGGACGTAGAAGACGCCGATTTTGCGGAGGTCGTCGAGGAAGAACCAGAGGGCGGCCAGGGACGTGAACCAGAAGGCGATGAGCGCGAAGCCGCCGGTGTGTTCGTCCTTGTAACCGGCGGCGAGGCACAGTGCGGAGACCACGCCCAGGACCAGGGCGATGATGACGTAGTGGGTTTCCCAGCCGATGTTGGCGCGGGCCAGCTCGGACCACACGGCCACGGCCTCCGCCACCGGGCCCCAGGCCACCGCGCAGGCGAGCCGGGCCGACCACAGCAGCAGCACCGATCCGGCGACGGCGGCGAGCAGTGCGACCCGGGAGAACTGGCCGACCTCGATCATGTCGGTCCGGGATATCACCAGGCACAGCAGGCAGCCGAGCAGGGCGACCGCGCCTTCGGCCGTCGGCCGGAACACCACGCGCGCCGGTCGGCGGCGGACGGGCCGCGGCGACGGTGCGCTCCCGGCGGGCGCGGGCGGAGCCACTGCCCGGGCGGAGTCCACGGCTGGGGCGGAGTCCACGGCTGGGGCGGAGGCTGCGTCCGGGGTGGGCTGCGCGAGCGGGGCGGGGCCCACCGCCGGGGCAGGCCCCGCCGCCGCGGGATCGAGTGCGGTGGGGGTCGGGGCGAGGGCAGGGGGCGCCGGGGCGGCGTGAGGGGCCGCGGTGAGGGCCGTGCGCATGGTGGCGGCGTCCGCGAAGCGGTCCTCCCGGCGCTTGTGGAGTGCGCGGGCGATCACCGCGTCCACTGCGGGCGGGAGTTCCGGGCGGAGCCGGGAGGGCGGTACCGGTTCCGCGGCCAGATGCTGGTGCATGACGGAGAACGGTGAGTCGCCGGTGTACGGGGGACGCCCTGTCAGCAGCTCGTACAGCAGACAGCCCACGGCGTACAGATCGGTGCGGTGGTCGGTCGCGGCCCCGTTGATCTGCTCGGGGGCGAGATAGGCGGGGGTGCCGACCGCCACGCCCGTCCCGGTCAGCCGGGTGGCCACCTCGCTCAGCGCCTTGGCGATGCCGAAGTCGACGACCTTCACCGCGCCGGAAGCGGTGAGCATGACGTTCGCGGGCTTGATGTCCCGGTGCACGATGGCGTGCCGGTGGCTGTGGTCCAGCGCCGCCAGCACCTGGCCCGTGATGTCGACCGCCTGCGCCACGGCCAGCGGGCCGTCCCTCAGCACCTGGCTGAGGGTCCGGCCCGCCACGTACTCCATGACCAGATAGGGCTCGGCCGCACCACCGCCGGCGTCCTCACCCACGTCATGGACGGTGGCCACACCGGGGTGGTTGAGCGCGGCGGCGGCATGCGCCTCCCGCTGGAAGCGGGTGAGGAACTCGGGCTGCATCGCCAGCTCGGCGGAGAGGGTCTTGACGGCGACGGTGCGGCGCAGCCGGTGGTCGACGGCGCGGTACACCGTCCCCATCCCGCCGTGCCCGAGCTGCTCCACCAGCTCGTACCGCTGCCCCAACATCCTGTGTTCCACCGGGTTCCTCCAGGGACCGATCACGCCAACACGCCGGAAGACGTACGGGAGAGCGGACGGGTTCCCCGCCCCGCGGCGGCGCGGCGGCGTGCGACGCGGCGGACCACTACTGCTCGCCCGGAGGCGAACTGCCCGCCCCGTCCTGCTCGGTGACGGTGAGGGCGGCTGCCGGGCAGAGTCCGGCGGCCAGCCGGGCCCCGGCGTGCAGACCCGGTGGCGGCGCGGCGGTCCGGAGCACGACCAGGCCGTCCTCGGCGTCCTGGTCGAACACCTCGGGGGCGGTCAGGGCGCACATCCCGGCGCCGATACAGCGGTCGCGGTCGATGCTCAGATGCACCGGACTACTCCTTGTCCCAGGTGACGGGGAGTTGGTACACCCCGTGGATGTTCATGGCGTCGCGCAGCGGCACGTCCTCGGGCGGGACGGCCAGCCGCAGCGTCGGGAAGCGGCGGAACAGCGCCGGGAAGGCGACCCGCATCTCGACCCGCGCCAGCTGCTGGCCCAGGCACTGGTGGGCGCCGTGGCCGAAGGCCAGATGCCCGGTCGCCTTCCGCTGAAGATCGAGGGTGTCGGGGTCGGGGAACTTCAGCGGGTCGCGGTTGGCGGCCGACACGGACACGGTGACGGTGTCGCCGGCCTTGATCAGTTGGCCGTCCAGCTCGACGTCCTCCAGGGCCGCCCGTACGCCGGTGTGGGCGATGCTCAGATAGCGGAGCAGTTCCTCCACCGCCTGGTCGGCGAGGCCGGGATCGGCGCGCAGGGCGGCGGCCTGCTCGGGGTGGCTCAGCAGGGCGAAGGTGCCGAGCCCGAGCATGTTCGCGGTGGTGTCGAGACCGGCGGCCAGCAGGAAGCCGCCGATACCGGCGAGTTCTTCATCGGTCAGTTCGCTGGTGGTCAGATCGCTGAGCAGGTCATCGGTGGGGTGGGCGCGCTTGGCCGGCACCAGTTCGCCGACGCATTCCGTGAGCGCGGTCAGGGCGGCCATCTGCGCCTCCAGGCCGGCATCCGGACTGCTCAGCACCGCGGCGTGCTCCTGGAATCCCGCGCGGTCGGACTGCGGCACACCGAGCAGTTCGCAGATCATCAGGGCCGGGACCGGGTGCGCGAACGCCTGCACCAGATCGACCACGGGTCCCTGGCGCTCCATGGCGTCGAGGTGGTCGGCGGTGATCTGCTCGACCCGCTCGGTGAGCAGGCGCATCCGGCGGACGGTGAACTTGCCCGCGAGCAGCCGCCGGTAGCGGGTGTGCTCCGGTGCGTCGATCCCGGTGAGGTCGCCGATCTGTGCCGGGGGCAGCGGACCGGGAGGCCCGCCCGGCAGGGGGAGGCGCAGCAGCTCGTACCGGGAGCTGAAGCGGGGGTCGGCGGCGATCGCCCGGGTCACGGCGTGGCCGGTGGCCAGCCAGCCGACGTGCCCGTCGGGGTATCGCATCGGGCGCAGCGGCTGCTGCTCGCGCAGTTCCGCCAGCTCGGCGGGCGGATCGAAGGGGCAGCCCGCGGCGCGGGTCAGCGGCAGGGTCACCGGCTCGGGCTGCGCCGCCGCTTGATGAGCGGTCTGCCCGGTCGCGGGTGCGGACAGGTCAGATGGTGCGGACAGGTCAGACGGTGCGATCTGTTCGTGCTGCATGAGGTCCTCCGATGAAGGATGACGGCACGGCGAAGCGTTGCCGGGCGGAGTGCAGGGTGAAGAGCGCGATGAGGAATGCGGTGCAGCGCGCGGTGAGGGCGGGCTGCGGGCCCCCGGCGAACTGCGGTGGGCCCGCGGTGAAGTGCGGGCGCTCACGGTGAGTCGGGCTGCGAGCCGCGGTGCGTCCGCGATGAGTACGCGGTGAGTGCGCGACGCGTGATGGGTGTAGTGCCCCGTGGAGCGTGTGATGCGTGCGAAGAGGCTTGTGGAGCGGTCTTTGGAGCGGGTTCTGGAGCGCCCGTTCAGCGGGTGGCGCTGCGGCGGAAGGCCGTACGGGCCCACAGGTAGCCGACCAGGGTGAGGCCGACGCACCAGGCCACGGCGCCTATCGCGGCGCCGCCGACCTCGGTGCCCATCAGCAGGCCCCGCAGGGTCTCGATGACCGGGGTGAAGGGCTGGTACTCGGCGAACCAGCGCAGCCCGGTGGGCATGGACTCCGGCGGAACGATGGCGCTGCCGAGGAACGGGAGGAACTGCATCGGCAAGGGGATGTTGCTGGCCGTCTCGACGTTCTTGGCCACCAGGCCGATGGCGGCCGACAGCCAGGTCAGCGCCAGGGTGAGCAGCGTGAGCAGGCCGGCGGCGGCGAGCCACCCGAGCGGGGTGGCGTGCGGCCGGAAGCCCATGAGGAGCGCGACGCCGATGACGAAGGCGATGCTGACCAGTGTCTGGAGCACACTGCCGACGACATGCCCGGTCAGGAACGAGGCCCGGGATATCGCCATGGTGCGGAAGCGGTTGACGATGCCCTCGGTCATATCGGAACAGACGCCGACCGCGGTGACCAGGGCGCCCGAGGTCGCGGCCATGAGGATGATGCCGGGGGCCACATAGTCGATGTAGTCGGCGCTGCCGCTGGCCGTCCCGCCGATACCGGTCCCCAGGGCGCCGCCGAAGACATAGGTGAAGAGCAGCAGCATCAGGACAGGCATGGCGACGACCGAGATCGTCATGGAGGGGTAGCGCAGAGCGTGCTTCAGATTGCGCCGCAGCATCGTCCGGGCATCGCGGGCCGCGTAGGTCAGGGTGGTCATCGGGCGTTCTCCTTCGGGGAGTTGGCCTCGCTGGCGGACCGGTCGCGGCCGGTGAGGGTGAGGAAGACATCGTCGAGGTCGGGGGTGTGCACGGTCAGTTCCTCGGCGCGGACCGACGCCTGGTCCAGGGCGTCGAGGACGGCGCGGAGGGCGGGCACGCTGCCGTCTCCGGGGACGTGCAGGGTGAGCGCTTCGCTGTCGTGTGCGGTGGCGCTGAAGAGGGCGGCGGCAGCGTCGAGTTGGGGCGTGTCGGCGAAGCGGAGGCGGATATGGCCGCCGGGGATCCGTCGCTTCAGCTCGTCCGCGGTGCCTTCGGCGACCAGATTTCCGTGGTCCAGGACGGCGATACGGTCGGCGAGTTGGTCGGCTTCTTCCAGATATTGCGTGGTCAGGAAGATGGTGACGCCGTCGTCGGCGACCAGGCTGCGGATGATCTCCCACATGGTGCGCCGGCTGCGTGGATCGAGTCCGGTGGTCGGTTCGTCGAGGAAGATGATGCGCGGATTCCCGACCAGGGTCATCGCGAGGTCGAGCTTGCGGCGCATACCGCCCGAGAAGGTGGCGACGGGCTTGGTGGCGGCCTCGGTGAGGTCGAAGCGGCGCAGCAGCTCGGTGGCGCGCCGTCGGCCTTCGCGGCGGTCGAGATGGTGCAGGTCCGCCATGAGGAGCAAGTTCTCCCGGGCGGTGAGCAGGTTGTCCACCGCGGCGAACTGGCCGGTGACACCGATCGCGGCGCGTACGGCGTCCGCCTCACGGACCAGGTCATGGCCGGCGACCCGTGCCTGGCCGGCGGTGGCAGGGATGAGGGTGGAGAGGATCTGCACGGTGGTGGTCTTGCCCGCGCCGTTGGGCCCGAGCAGGGCGAAGACCGTGCCTTCGGGGATGCGCAGGTCGATGCCGTCGAGCACCACCTTGTCGCCGTAGGACTTGGATAACCCCGTGGCGTCGATCGCCGTCGCGACGGCGGTCGTGGACGTCGTGATCATGAGAGTTCCGCGTTCTGGATGTGGTGGTGGCCGGCCGCCAGCGGCCGGACCTGGTCAGGAGCTCAGGAGCGGCGGATCAGGATGTCGCCGATGCTGGTGTGGGCGCGTACCTCTACGGTCTCGGCGCTGTCCCCGGGGCCCTCCGCGGCGCCGAGGTCGTTGTGCACCCTGCCGAGGCCGGTGGTCACGTCCAGCCAGGCGGCGGTGGACGCACGGATGCCGACCTCCAGATCACCGGCGGCGGCC is part of the Streptomyces platensis genome and harbors:
- a CDS encoding SCO2400 family protein, which produces MDYCSSCRRSLNGALVCPGCGDYAPDIAPPSHRRQSATGAAAMWESWPPEEAPAPGPRQGRYADAAPGAGDAPFAGGASAAAPADTAEIAAAADAEAPGDAEIPAPTGQGRAARRRQLARWKKHRRRAAAATAFALVGGGLTVSMLQNKPATNGTHASSMPEPESVTTPRTEPAASSTDRSDSQASRHPGARPSLPSGRHARRDANTPPPATTARQPQSVTPSHTAAPPLPAAPTEATQDRAAHPAHTDAAAPATSAPAASGGSGSSGGSGDSGGSGGNTSPSRTAPTSPSAPEAEPSTPTDVCLLGLVCVG
- a CDS encoding cytochrome P450, with amino-acid sequence MQHEQIAPSDLSAPSDLSAPATGQTAHQAAAQPEPVTLPLTRAAGCPFDPPAELAELREQQPLRPMRYPDGHVGWLATGHAVTRAIAADPRFSSRYELLRLPLPGGPPGPLPPAQIGDLTGIDAPEHTRYRRLLAGKFTVRRMRLLTERVEQITADHLDAMERQGPVVDLVQAFAHPVPALMICELLGVPQSDRAGFQEHAAVLSSPDAGLEAQMAALTALTECVGELVPAKRAHPTDDLLSDLTTSELTDEELAGIGGFLLAAGLDTTANMLGLGTFALLSHPEQAAALRADPGLADQAVEELLRYLSIAHTGVRAALEDVELDGQLIKAGDTVTVSVSAANRDPLKFPDPDTLDLQRKATGHLAFGHGAHQCLGQQLARVEMRVAFPALFRRFPTLRLAVPPEDVPLRDAMNIHGVYQLPVTWDKE
- a CDS encoding DUF4440 domain-containing protein — encoded protein: MTFLPDAGYVPTAEDRASLDAWFAEYDAQSAQRDVQRMADMAVFPLNLVSDDAAGNARSAQWDREQYIATMAQVMGDGSDDISFESTRTPVFLSSAMAVVFSDSTMTMAGETRQLRYADILVRRDGTWAFQTMIQSGWGANL
- a CDS encoding ATP-binding cassette domain-containing protein; the protein is MITTSTTAVATAIDATGLSKSYGDKVVLDGIDLRIPEGTVFALLGPNGAGKTTTVQILSTLIPATAGQARVAGHDLVREADAVRAAIGVTGQFAAVDNLLTARENLLLMADLHHLDRREGRRRATELLRRFDLTEAATKPVATFSGGMRRKLDLAMTLVGNPRIIFLDEPTTGLDPRSRRTMWEIIRSLVADDGVTIFLTTQYLEEADQLADRIAVLDHGNLVAEGTADELKRRIPGGHIRLRFADTPQLDAAAALFSATAHDSEALTLHVPGDGSVPALRAVLDALDQASVRAEELTVHTPDLDDVFLTLTGRDRSASEANSPKENAR
- a CDS encoding erythromycin esterase family protein, producing the protein MPVQPSSRTVLADWFREHATTLTTLDPDQPLDDLEGLREIVGDARVVAVGEGAHFVEEFSRARQRVLRFLAERCGFTVFAMEFGFSEAFPLDRWLRGEGDDGDLATVSRAAAEWGAADLMRWLRHHNRTSAHPLRFAGIDVPEAGGALRPALEPVADYLREVDPDALRLVETALEVSDRFLRGCGSGAAAGPAWAGLPEAEQNELTATLARLLLRLRAAEPLYVSHSGRRRFDIARRRVEAACHTDYMFQAMHALLSGRGLTADLSVREIYMAESVRWHLERAEPGARIVLAAHNSHIHKTEMQFPGGLTALPMGQHLQRMLGPDYRTVALVHTADHVPEMYPDQSAAVGFTLADARLEPGEPGSVEGALTDAGLAGRITLTDLRHSPRDAQGRPLLHSIRSQSSSLSTPVPEAFDAVIAVPTVTRDRTVRF
- a CDS encoding ferredoxin; the encoded protein is MHLSIDRDRCIGAGMCALTAPEVFDQDAEDGLVVLRTAAPPPGLHAGARLAAGLCPAAALTVTEQDGAGSSPPGEQ
- a CDS encoding protein kinase domain-containing protein; the encoded protein is MEHRMLGQRYELVEQLGHGGMGTVYRAVDHRLRRTVAVKTLSAELAMQPEFLTRFQREAHAAAALNHPGVATVHDVGEDAGGGAAEPYLVMEYVAGRTLSQVLRDGPLAVAQAVDITGQVLAALDHSHRHAIVHRDIKPANVMLTASGAVKVVDFGIAKALSEVATRLTGTGVAVGTPAYLAPEQINGAATDHRTDLYAVGCLLYELLTGRPPYTGDSPFSVMHQHLAAEPVPPSRLRPELPPAVDAVIARALHKRREDRFADAATMRTALTAAPHAAPAPPALAPTPTALDPAAAGPAPAVGPAPLAQPTPDAASAPAVDSAPAVDSARAVAPPAPAGSAPSPRPVRRRPARVVFRPTAEGAVALLGCLLCLVISRTDMIEVGQFSRVALLAAVAGSVLLLWSARLACAVAWGPVAEAVAVWSELARANIGWETHYVIIALVLGVVSALCLAAGYKDEHTGGFALIAFWFTSLAALWFFLDDLRKIGVFYVLLLAVTLAIAAQVLKTRTRPTPSERGDAAGPPGAEPGGGATPAGAPAAAASGGRGRRRTG
- a CDS encoding ABC transporter permease yields the protein MTTLTYAARDARTMLRRNLKHALRYPSMTISVVAMPVLMLLLFTYVFGGALGTGIGGTASGSADYIDYVAPGIILMAATSGALVTAVGVCSDMTEGIVNRFRTMAISRASFLTGHVVGSVLQTLVSIAFVIGVALLMGFRPHATPLGWLAAAGLLTLLTLALTWLSAAIGLVAKNVETASNIPLPMQFLPFLGSAIVPPESMPTGLRWFAEYQPFTPVIETLRGLLMGTEVGGAAIGAVAWCVGLTLVGYLWARTAFRRSATR